From a region of the Lentilactobacillus curieae genome:
- a CDS encoding D-alanine--D-alanine ligase family protein, with product MENNKKRHVALLFGGNSSEHDVSKRSAHNIYDAMDKDKYDVSLFLMTKDGYFLSHEGSKRVFDGESEETVEKEEMAKLDLSNPLAPIANLQNATGVDVFFPIIHGNLGEDGTIQGLLRLLNKPYVGTGVLGSAMAFDKDITKKILGLAGVANTRYELVTPLTAEKFTYESLSKELGTTLFVKPANQGSSVGIHKVENAEEYEESMRDAFRYDDKILVEEAIEGPRELEISILGNREPIASKIGSIQVPATDEFYTYDNKFVDASEVKFDIPVAISDELATKLTEMGLKTYRALGLKGLARIDFLISKNDDPYVGEVNTLPGFTNISLYPQLFEASGISYTDLIDRLIQLAIDEFEYRSKILYDFKPLNPTDQDV from the coding sequence ATGGAAAATAACAAAAAGCGACATGTTGCCCTACTTTTTGGTGGTAATTCCTCAGAACACGATGTTTCAAAGAGATCTGCTCACAACATCTATGATGCAATGGACAAGGATAAGTATGACGTTAGCTTGTTCTTGATGACTAAAGATGGCTATTTCTTGAGTCATGAAGGCTCAAAACGAGTTTTTGATGGCGAGTCAGAAGAAACCGTTGAAAAAGAAGAAATGGCTAAATTGGATTTATCAAATCCATTAGCTCCAATTGCTAATTTACAAAATGCGACTGGTGTGGACGTATTTTTCCCAATTATTCATGGTAACTTGGGTGAAGATGGGACAATTCAAGGATTGCTTAGATTGTTGAACAAACCATATGTTGGTACCGGTGTGTTAGGCTCAGCAATGGCTTTTGATAAGGACATTACTAAGAAGATTCTTGGGTTAGCTGGTGTTGCTAATACTAGATACGAATTAGTTACTCCTTTAACTGCTGAAAAATTTACTTATGAATCACTTTCTAAAGAATTGGGAACGACTTTATTTGTAAAGCCTGCTAACCAAGGTTCATCTGTTGGGATTCATAAAGTTGAAAATGCTGAAGAATATGAAGAATCAATGCGCGATGCGTTCCGTTACGATGACAAAATTCTAGTTGAAGAGGCAATTGAAGGCCCTCGTGAACTTGAAATTTCAATTCTTGGTAACCGTGAGCCAATCGCATCAAAGATCGGCTCAATTCAAGTACCTGCAACTGACGAATTCTATACTTATGACAACAAGTTCGTTGATGCAAGTGAAGTTAAGTTTGATATTCCTGTTGCCATTTCTGATGAACTTGCAACCAAGTTAACCGAAATGGGGCTTAAAACTTATCGGGCATTAGGACTTAAGGGACTTGCTAGAATTGATTTCTTGATTTCTAAGAATGACGATCCTTATGTTGGTGAAGTTAATACCTTGCCAGGATTTACTAACATCAGTCTTTATCCACAACTGTTTGAGGCATCTGGAATTTCATATACTGATTTAATCGATCGGTTGATTCAACTAGCTATTGATGAGTTTGAATACCGTTCAAAGATTCTGTACGACTTCAAGCCATTAAATCCTACAGATCAGGATGTATAA
- a CDS encoding SPFH domain-containing protein, whose product MKEKSVFHVNGYAGLLGVIIMLLLGAYLIYFGSTNDSVFMVVIAAIVIVIGLLFASSLTIISPNEAKVLTFFGQYIGTIKNAGLYMTVPLTNKMSISLKVRNFNSSIIKVNDLKGNPVEIAAVIVYRVVDSAKASFNVDAYEQFVEIQSESAIRHIASQYPYDSFDDDAGEMTLRGNSTSVSEALKAELQERLSVAGIEIVETRLTHLAYATEIASAMLQRQQSTAILSARKIIVEGAVSIAEDAVSQIEADLGIKTTDDRKLQMVNNVLVSIINEKGTQNVINTDSLE is encoded by the coding sequence ATGAAAGAAAAATCAGTATTTCACGTTAATGGATATGCAGGCCTACTTGGGGTAATTATCATGTTGCTTCTGGGAGCATACCTTATTTACTTCGGTTCCACTAACGATTCGGTTTTCATGGTGGTCATTGCTGCCATTGTAATCGTGATTGGACTGTTATTTGCCAGTTCGCTGACGATTATTTCTCCTAATGAAGCTAAGGTCCTCACATTTTTTGGTCAGTACATTGGGACAATAAAGAATGCGGGACTCTACATGACTGTGCCACTAACGAATAAAATGTCAATTTCGTTGAAAGTTAGGAACTTTAACAGTTCGATTATCAAGGTTAATGATTTAAAGGGTAATCCAGTTGAAATTGCCGCAGTAATCGTTTACCGAGTAGTTGATTCTGCTAAAGCGTCGTTTAATGTTGATGCGTATGAGCAATTTGTTGAGATTCAAAGTGAATCTGCCATTCGTCATATTGCTAGCCAGTATCCTTATGACAGCTTTGATGATGACGCTGGGGAAATGACCCTTAGAGGGAACTCAACTTCCGTTTCAGAAGCGCTAAAGGCTGAATTACAGGAACGTTTATCAGTTGCAGGTATCGAAATTGTTGAGACTAGGTTGACTCACTTAGCTTACGCAACGGAAATTGCTAGTGCAATGCTTCAACGACAACAATCAACTGCGATTCTTTCGGCTAGAAAAATCATTGTCGAGGGAGCAGTTTCAATTGCGGAAGACGCTGTGTCCCAAATCGAAGCTGACTTAGGCATCAAAACCACTGATGATCGCAAGTTACAAATGGTAAACAATGTGCTCGTGTCGATAATAAACGAAAAGGGTACTCAAAACGTAATTAATACGGATTCTTTAGAATAG